TCTTCAACCGTTTACCAATCTCGGAATATTTAGCATTCAATGTTTCTTTGGCTGTGATTTTCCCTGGGGTTAATTCCTTTACTAACTGCTTAATCTCACTTAAAGATAGATTTTCATTGATAACTTTATCCAGTAGTTCCCCACGTTCACCGTCATCTTTGAGTTTAGCGATCGCCCTGGCTTTGGTGTATTCTAGTTGACCCTGCCGCAAGATTTCCAAGACATCATCGGGTAAATTCAATAATGGTAAACGACTGGTCCGAAAACTTTCAGCAGTGAATCTCCCCACACCTGACAACACAGATTCCATAATTTCCAGTTGACGGGAAACGTTTTCCGTCAGTTCTAATCCTCGTTTTTTGGCGTTGGCAACTTGATTGAGAATTGATATCACCTCACCAGAATTTACATCAAGTTCCTTAACGGGTGACAAGGCGGCTAAAGAGCTTGTTTCATAAGGGATAGAGCCTGAAAGCCCCGTTGAAAAAAGAGGCGTTTATGAGGCTTGAGATTGATTAAATTCAGAGCTAAATCAGCCCATAATTCCATACCATAAATCCATAGTTGTCCGTAGAGAGCAAAGCTAAAATCACTTTGACGTGGGTACTTGTCCTGATGTTGTTGAATACGTCCGGCATAAGTCTCTATACCTAATTTTTTCATCCGTTGACC
The DNA window shown above is from Anabaena sp. WA102 and carries:
- a CDS encoding ParB/RepB/Spo0J family partition protein, giving the protein MSPVKELDVNSGEVISILNQVANAKKRGLELTENVSRQLEIMESVLSGVGRFTAESFRTSRLPLLNLPDDVLEILRQGQLEYTKARAIAKLKDDGERGELLDKVINENLSLSEIKQLVKELTPGKITAKETLNAKYSEIGKRLKNAQVWEDAKKTKKLEKLLSDLEQLLE